The DNA region GTAGCAATTTTACCAAAAGAGATTAAAATACCGGGCATAAATGATTCTAAAAAATTATCCCCCAAACAACGAGAAAGATTATTTAAGACTATTTCTGATGTAGTTATTGATTGGGGAATAGGTATTGTCAATGAAGAGATAATAGATGAGATTAATATTTTACGAGCAACTCACCTGGCGATGAAAAAGGCGATAGATTCTTTGAAGTCAAAACCACATTTCTTACTTGTCGATGGACTAAAAATTCCTTCTATAGACATTCCACAAAAACCTATCATTCGGGGCGACCAATTGAGTATTTCCATTCAATCTGCATCAATATTAGCCAAAGTAATAAGAGATA from bacterium includes:
- a CDS encoding ribonuclease HII, which gives rise to MAPSKYENYPIKKLCLYEEEASSLGYELIGGIDEVGRGPLAGPVVAAVAILPKEIKIPGINDSKKLSPKQRERLFKTISDVVIDWGIGIVNEEIIDEINILRATHLAMKKAIDSLKSKPHFLLVDGLKIPSIDIPQKPIIRGDQLSISIQSASILAKVIRDRMMIEYDKEFPQYGFAKHKGYGTSLHIESIKKYGICPIHRKSFEPIKSMCKRASRN